In Salvia miltiorrhiza cultivar Shanhuang (shh) chromosome 4, IMPLAD_Smil_shh, whole genome shotgun sequence, the DNA window TAGGATCCAGGTCCTATTATAGAAGTAGGAAATGGGTCAGCACTTCCAACATGAAGGAAGATTTAAATTCATTCAATGAAGAAAAAGACTTGCCTGATATTTTTCTAGTGCATTGTTGATGGCTACAACGTCTCCTTTACACAGCTGACAGATTCCAGCATTAAGAAGATGCCCTCTAGCTCCATACTTCAGTAAATTATTGTTCAACGCATAGCCAGCTACCTCTTCGTATATCTCAGCAGCTGTTTGGTACCTAATTAGAAAAGAAAGCAATCTCTTAATATGAATAAGATTGCTTCAGCTGTTCACAAAAACTACATTGTTATCATTTTGGTCTAATTTTATTTCCTGTGACAGAAGAGTTCAGAATACACCAGCAAGTTTTAAACACTGATCGAAATCAACCACTACTTAAATACCCCAGGAATCATTAaaactataaaaagaaaaaaaaattgggtgttGTGTTACTTACTTCCCTAATTGTGCGGAAAATTCTGCAACCTTTTGCCGGCACTGACTTGAAGAAGTGTTAACTTCCTCAGTCTGATAAAGGTCAGCAGCGCGCTCAAAATAAGTTATTGCTTGGTCCATATTCCGCTCTTGCTCGTACAACTCACCAATTTCCTAAAAGATTTAAACTTTGTCAAAAGCTTCCACACTACTCAAACCTTTAAGCACCAGTCTAGAGACATGACAGACATCGGAAGATGTATCAGGCAGTCTAGAAGTCCTTCGTGCATATACTTTACCTTGCAATACTTCGCAGCCATGTTGAATCTGTTGATCTCCAAAAGTAAATTTACTGCTTGGTCCAAACTTGATATAGCCTCTGCACAAAATGAGACAAAATCAACCCTACAGTTCACTGGTCAActtccacacacacacaaaatctCAACCACATCAATCCAAAAACTCAAGAATCTAGAGTAACTTCAACATATGCAGACGTTTGGGAGAAATTTTCTTGTAGCAACTCGCGCTATCCACATAAGCACTTGCAGCTTCGTGCTTGCTGTCCGACTGCAGCAAGTTAAGTTACGATAATCACTTCCACAG includes these proteins:
- the LOC131022748 gene encoding alpha-soluble NSF attachment protein-like, whose protein sequence is MGLDVAKGEEFERKAEKKIKGWGLFGSKYDDAADLYQKAANSFKLTKSWDRAATAYIKLAGCNLKSDSKHEAASAYVDSASCYKKISPKQAISSLDQAVNLLLEINRFNMAAKYCKEIGELYEQERNMDQAITYFERAADLYQTEEVNTSSSQCRQKVAEFSAQLGKYQTAAEIYEEVAGYALNNNLLKYGARGHLLNAGICQLCKGDVVAINNALEKYQDLDPTFSRTRECKLLAALAVAFDEEDAAKFSVAVKEFDSITKLDAWKTTLLLRVKENIKAKELEEDDLT